Proteins from a genomic interval of Qipengyuania sp. JC766:
- a CDS encoding DUF3419 family protein, giving the protein MATRPDTTKKPRIIDDAVVRKEGKRGEKLLDKAFATAFKGLVYAQIWEDPVIDMEGLEIRPDSRVMCIASGSCNALSYLIADPAEVTAVDLNRAHVALGRLKIAAVKHLDNYERFRRFFVHSDHKENKEVYKREIAPHLDVESRKYWEKRDFTGRRRITYFTRGIYKQGLLGNFIGIAHLFARLYKVDLSRVLAAKNLEEQRAVFEKEVAPVFDRKFIRWLTDQPASLFGLGIPPAQFDALAGNEKMAEVLRKRLEKLACDFEVSDNYFAWQAFGRGYSRNEDAPLPPYLQRGNWDVLRERIDRLEVRNANMVHFMGEREAGTLDRFVLLDAQDWMDDDQLNGLWEQITRSAAPGARVLFRTAAEPSLLPGRVRPEILDRWTYHEELSRDLTQRDRSSIYGGVHLYELAG; this is encoded by the coding sequence ATGGCAACCCGGCCCGACACCACGAAGAAACCCCGGATCATCGACGATGCGGTGGTTCGCAAGGAAGGCAAGCGTGGCGAGAAGCTGCTCGACAAGGCGTTTGCCACTGCCTTCAAGGGCCTCGTCTACGCGCAGATCTGGGAAGACCCGGTCATCGACATGGAAGGGCTGGAAATCCGGCCCGACAGCCGTGTCATGTGCATCGCCAGCGGTAGCTGCAACGCGCTGTCCTACCTGATCGCGGACCCGGCGGAAGTAACCGCGGTGGACCTCAATCGCGCCCATGTGGCGCTGGGCCGGCTCAAGATCGCGGCAGTGAAGCACCTCGACAATTACGAGCGCTTCCGCCGGTTCTTCGTCCATTCGGACCACAAGGAGAACAAGGAGGTCTACAAGCGCGAGATCGCCCCGCATCTCGATGTGGAAAGCCGCAAGTACTGGGAAAAGCGCGACTTCACCGGCCGGCGCCGAATCACCTATTTCACCCGCGGGATCTACAAGCAGGGGTTGCTCGGCAACTTTATCGGCATCGCGCACCTCTTCGCCCGTCTTTACAAGGTGGACCTGTCGCGCGTCCTTGCCGCGAAGAACCTCGAGGAACAGCGCGCCGTGTTCGAGAAGGAAGTCGCGCCGGTCTTCGACAGGAAGTTCATCCGCTGGCTGACGGACCAGCCGGCCTCGCTCTTCGGTCTCGGCATCCCGCCCGCGCAGTTCGACGCGCTGGCCGGAAACGAGAAGATGGCCGAGGTCCTGCGCAAGCGGCTGGAAAAACTCGCCTGCGATTTCGAGGTCAGCGACAACTACTTCGCCTGGCAAGCCTTCGGCCGCGGCTATTCGCGCAACGAGGACGCGCCCCTGCCGCCCTATCTCCAGCGCGGCAACTGGGACGTCCTGCGCGAACGGATCGATCGGCTGGAGGTCCGCAATGCGAACATGGTCCACTTCATGGGGGAGCGCGAGGCAGGTACTCTCGATCGGTTCGTCCTGCTCGACGCGCAGGACTGGATGGACGACGACCAGCTGAACGGCCTGTGGGAACAGATCACGCGGTCCGCCGCGCCGGGCGCCCGCGTGCTGTTCCGGACTGCGGCCGAACCGTCACTGCTGCCGGGGCGCGTCAGACCCGAAATCCTCGACCGCTGGACGTATCACGAGGAACTGTCGCGCGACCTGACGCAGCGCGACCGGTCCTCGATCTATGGCGGCGTGCACCTGTACGAGCTGGCCGGATGA
- a CDS encoding threonine/serine dehydratase → MSAGRMPTRDGVRAAADAVGAILPPTPLLPVEIGDVTCHVKAESLQPIGAFKIRGGWWRLSSMDDAERERGVVAVSSGNHAQGVAWAARRLGIAATIVMPRNAPAAKLEATRALGAEVVLYERPGEDRDEVAARLVAERGSVLVHAFGDPWVIEGQGSAGVEIARQLGRQPSRIVACCGGGGLAAGLALACPDSAIVPVEPVGWDMVGQSLTKGQIVRVADDPPTTICDALQPDATKPINLAVLSGRAEPGVTVTDAEVRAAQRFAFARLQLVVEPGGAAALAAALAGKVPLDEDTVIMVTGGNVDPAAFARTITTDD, encoded by the coding sequence ATGAGCGCCGGACGGATGCCGACTCGCGACGGGGTACGCGCCGCGGCGGACGCGGTCGGCGCGATCCTGCCGCCCACGCCGCTGCTGCCGGTCGAGATCGGGGACGTTACGTGCCACGTGAAGGCGGAAAGCCTGCAACCGATCGGCGCGTTCAAGATACGCGGCGGCTGGTGGCGGCTTTCGAGCATGGACGATGCCGAGCGCGAGCGCGGCGTCGTCGCCGTGTCGAGCGGCAACCATGCCCAGGGGGTTGCCTGGGCCGCGCGGCGGCTGGGTATCGCCGCGACCATCGTGATGCCGCGCAACGCCCCTGCGGCGAAGCTGGAAGCGACCCGCGCGCTGGGCGCCGAAGTGGTGCTCTACGAACGGCCGGGCGAGGACCGGGACGAGGTCGCCGCGCGGCTGGTCGCGGAACGCGGATCGGTGCTGGTCCACGCCTTTGGCGATCCTTGGGTCATCGAGGGACAGGGCAGCGCGGGCGTGGAAATCGCCCGACAGCTGGGCCGCCAGCCGAGCCGGATCGTCGCCTGCTGCGGCGGGGGCGGCCTCGCGGCAGGCCTCGCACTCGCCTGTCCGGACAGCGCGATCGTGCCGGTGGAGCCTGTCGGCTGGGACATGGTGGGGCAGTCGCTCACCAAGGGACAGATCGTGCGTGTGGCGGACGATCCGCCTACCACCATCTGCGATGCGCTGCAGCCCGATGCGACCAAGCCGATCAACCTCGCCGTCCTGTCGGGCCGGGCCGAACCGGGTGTCACCGTCACCGATGCCGAGGTGCGCGCGGCCCAGCGCTTCGCCTTTGCCCGGCTCCAACTGGTGGTGGAACCCGGCGGCGCAGCCGCCTTGGCCGCTGCGCTGGCCGGAAAGGTGCCTCTGGACGAGGACACCGTGATCATGGTCACCGGCGGCAACGTGGACCCCGCCGCGTTCGCCAGAACGATCACGACCGACGATTAG